One window of Bacillus sp. THAF10 genomic DNA carries:
- the ftsL gene encoding cell division protein FtsL, translating to MSNLAHKIQRQHEERRQQAPKKKVAIKKQAKITLGEKVLGCMFVGMVAFTSLTIVNNHVEIYHVNREIQTMEGSIESQLKTNRELELRVAEESSYEVILEKAKELGLTLNGNNVKNVGN from the coding sequence ATGAGTAATTTAGCGCATAAAATTCAACGGCAACATGAAGAACGTAGACAACAAGCACCAAAAAAGAAAGTCGCAATTAAAAAGCAAGCAAAGATTACCTTAGGGGAAAAAGTGTTAGGTTGTATGTTTGTTGGAATGGTAGCATTTACGTCGTTAACGATTGTGAATAATCATGTGGAAATTTATCATGTGAACAGAGAAATCCAGACGATGGAAGGTTCTATTGAGTCCCAATTAAAAACAAACCGTGAATTAGAATTAAGAGTAGCTGAAGAAAGCAGTTACGAGGTTATTTTAGAAAAAGCCAAGGAGCTTGGCCTTACTTTAAATGGAAATAATGTTAAGAACGTAGGCAACTAA
- a CDS encoding DUF3397 domain-containing protein, whose protein sequence is MSELVVGLVATFVTIPIIALFLFYTLAKFITKNNKKAFHLAIDGTTFFFILAVHFLLVIIWNQTMLWVVMIILLFSAFLVVLANYIVKQEIELKRVIKGFWRLNFLMFFVVYSLLSVFGILQRVYHSFV, encoded by the coding sequence ATGTCGGAATTGGTAGTAGGCTTAGTGGCTACATTTGTAACCATCCCAATAATTGCATTGTTCCTTTTTTATACTCTTGCTAAATTTATCACAAAAAATAATAAAAAGGCCTTTCACCTAGCAATCGATGGGACTACTTTCTTTTTTATTTTGGCCGTTCATTTTTTATTGGTGATTATTTGGAATCAAACCATGCTTTGGGTGGTCATGATTATCCTTTTGTTCAGCGCATTCCTTGTGGTGCTTGCCAATTATATCGTCAAACAAGAAATAGAGTTGAAAAGAGTGATAAAGGGATTTTGGAGACTAAATTTTCTTATGTTTTTCGTCGTTTATTCTCTCCTTTCCGTCTTCGGTATTCTCCAAAGAGTATATCACTCTTTTGTGTAA
- the bshC gene encoding bacillithiol biosynthesis cysteine-adding enzyme BshC, which produces MNVVEISLPTINKFSSAYMEGEESILRFFTYNPHIQHTYEKRKESLNNRNYPRNELAEHLLAYNAYFDADHHTKTNIERLKEAKTQVVIGGQQAGLLTGPIYSISKIISIIKLASEQEEKLGVPVIPVFWIAGEDHDYQEINHVYSPLGEKMEKYAFSLKGSGKKMVSELEFNKEELKEWAKEVVKSFGETAHTVNIISSLEDALIKSQSITDFFAHIITELFKGTGLVLVNASDKNLRKIETKFFLELLEKNKEITKGVLHSQENLENLGYAPLLEVSEDSMNLFYHRNGERELLYWNEKEAYATTKDSGLKLTLEELKKKMEEAPAHFSNNVVTRPLMQEFLFPTLAFIGGPGEISYWAELKDSFEAVNLEMPPVVPRISLTFLERHVEASLKNLEESLTDVLENGLESKKKAWLYQTELHQLEEKLAHYQKEYQEVHMKFKDLGNDMMPHLEPAFDKNWRLIDRQFSYLQRLMERSAYEKHENIMKKYEKVELALRPQGMPQERVWNIFYFLNTYGTDLIHRVCQLPLHHNGKHKVIKL; this is translated from the coding sequence ATGAATGTAGTAGAAATATCTCTCCCTACTATTAATAAATTTTCATCCGCTTACATGGAGGGAGAAGAAAGCATCCTACGCTTCTTCACGTATAATCCCCATATTCAGCATACATATGAAAAAAGAAAAGAAAGCTTGAATAATAGAAACTATCCTAGAAATGAGCTTGCAGAACATCTTTTAGCATACAATGCATATTTTGATGCAGATCATCACACAAAAACAAATATTGAAAGATTAAAGGAAGCGAAAACGCAAGTAGTTATTGGCGGCCAACAGGCTGGTTTATTAACTGGACCTATTTATTCTATTTCTAAGATTATCAGTATCATCAAACTTGCTAGCGAACAAGAAGAAAAACTAGGGGTGCCTGTCATTCCTGTCTTTTGGATTGCTGGGGAGGATCACGATTATCAAGAAATTAATCATGTGTATTCTCCACTCGGGGAGAAAATGGAGAAATATGCTTTTTCTCTAAAGGGATCTGGTAAAAAAATGGTCTCTGAACTTGAGTTTAATAAGGAAGAATTGAAGGAATGGGCTAAAGAGGTAGTGAAAAGCTTTGGAGAAACTGCCCATACAGTGAACATTATCTCTTCGCTTGAAGATGCTCTTATTAAGTCTCAAAGCATTACCGACTTTTTTGCACACATCATAACTGAATTATTTAAAGGAACCGGTTTAGTTCTTGTAAATGCTTCTGACAAAAACTTAAGGAAAATTGAAACAAAATTCTTTTTAGAGCTCTTAGAAAAAAATAAAGAAATAACCAAAGGAGTTTTACACAGTCAGGAAAATCTCGAAAATCTCGGATATGCCCCACTCCTTGAAGTGAGCGAGGATTCGATGAACCTTTTTTATCATCGTAATGGGGAGAGAGAGCTCCTTTATTGGAATGAAAAAGAAGCGTACGCCACAACGAAAGATTCCGGCCTGAAGCTAACCTTGGAAGAACTTAAAAAGAAAATGGAAGAAGCTCCTGCACATTTTTCCAATAATGTTGTCACGAGACCCTTAATGCAAGAATTTCTGTTTCCAACACTGGCGTTTATCGGTGGTCCTGGAGAAATCAGCTATTGGGCAGAATTAAAGGATAGCTTTGAGGCTGTAAATTTAGAGATGCCCCCTGTTGTTCCAAGAATTTCTCTCACTTTCCTTGAACGGCATGTAGAAGCTTCATTAAAAAATCTAGAAGAGTCATTAACAGATGTACTAGAGAACGGTCTAGAAAGCAAAAAGAAAGCTTGGTTGTATCAAACAGAATTGCATCAATTAGAAGAAAAGCTAGCTCATTATCAAAAAGAATACCAAGAAGTGCATATGAAATTTAAAGACTTAGGCAATGATATGATGCCCCATCTTGAACCTGCTTTTGATAAAAACTGGCGTCTTATTGACAGGCAGTTCTCCTATTTACAACGTTTGATGGAACGATCTGCTTATGAAAAACATGAAAACATCATGAAAAAATATGAAAAAGTGGAGCTTGCGCTACGGCCGCAAGGGATGCCGCAGGAAAGAGTTTGGAATATCTTTTATTTCCTGAACACCTATGGAACCGACCTCATCCATAGAGTCTGTCAACTTCCACTCCACCACAACGGAAAACATAAAGTAATTAAATTATAG
- the mraZ gene encoding division/cell wall cluster transcriptional repressor MraZ, which produces MFMGEYNHTIDAKGRMIVPAKFREHLGETFVLTRGLDKCLFGYPLSDWSTVEEKLKQLPLTKKDARAFTRFFFSGASECELDKQGRVNIASPLVQYAQLEKDCVVIGVSNRIEIWSRENWNAFVEESEDSFAEIAENLVDFDL; this is translated from the coding sequence ATGTTCATGGGGGAATATAATCATACAATTGATGCAAAAGGCCGGATGATCGTGCCTGCAAAGTTCCGTGAACACTTAGGTGAAACCTTCGTTCTTACAAGAGGTTTAGACAAATGCCTCTTTGGATACCCACTTTCTGATTGGAGTACTGTTGAAGAAAAGTTAAAGCAGCTTCCACTTACGAAAAAGGATGCCCGTGCATTTACACGATTCTTCTTTTCAGGAGCTTCTGAATGTGAATTGGACAAACAGGGGCGTGTCAATATTGCTAGCCCGCTTGTTCAATATGCACAACTGGAAAAAGATTGCGTAGTGATTGGAGTATCTAACAGAATTGAAATCTGGAGCAGGGAAAACTGGAATGCATTTGTGGAAGAATCGGAAGACTCCTTCGCAGAAATTGCAGAAAACCTCGTGGATTTTGACTTATAA
- a CDS encoding 2-dehydropantoate 2-reductase — protein MRIAIIGGGAIGLLFSYHLRKEFHVTLYVRRDEQLARIREEGITQYKEGKACKRDVKVALMEEDTVFCEEIILVAVKQYSLPKLMEKIKNQAIDKTVLFLQNGMSHLGHLEDFKQKEVLLGVVEHGAKKRSDAAYEWTGVGQTKIAAFHSSVNIENIPFLNIWQQLLGDVFPLVFERDYHDMLMSKLMVNALINPITAIHHVKNGELLQNPHLYSLMKLLYKEVDFLISPDKREEKWEHVKKICQTTSSNFSSMERDIREGRKTEVDAILGYILNLGKKQGKALPITECMYQSIKAMEWKQTSGI, from the coding sequence ATGAGGATTGCCATTATTGGCGGAGGTGCAATAGGGCTTTTATTCTCTTATCATCTTCGCAAAGAGTTTCACGTCACTTTATATGTTAGAAGAGACGAGCAGCTTGCAAGAATTAGAGAGGAAGGAATCACACAATATAAAGAAGGAAAAGCTTGCAAACGGGATGTAAAAGTAGCTTTGATGGAGGAAGATACAGTCTTTTGTGAGGAGATTATTCTTGTTGCTGTTAAACAATATTCCCTTCCGAAGCTAATGGAGAAGATTAAGAATCAGGCAATAGACAAAACGGTTCTATTTTTACAAAACGGAATGTCGCATCTAGGGCATTTGGAAGATTTCAAACAGAAAGAAGTATTGCTAGGGGTCGTGGAGCACGGGGCAAAAAAACGAAGTGATGCAGCATATGAATGGACAGGAGTAGGTCAAACTAAGATTGCTGCTTTTCATTCGAGTGTAAACATAGAAAATATCCCTTTCTTAAATATTTGGCAGCAGCTACTGGGAGATGTCTTTCCTCTTGTATTTGAAAGAGACTATCATGATATGTTGATGTCAAAATTAATGGTAAATGCACTCATTAACCCAATCACTGCCATCCACCATGTGAAAAATGGTGAACTGTTACAAAATCCTCATTTATATAGCTTGATGAAATTGCTGTATAAGGAAGTGGACTTTTTAATCTCTCCAGATAAAAGAGAGGAAAAGTGGGAGCATGTGAAAAAGATTTGCCAAACAACTTCCTCTAATTTCTCGTCAATGGAAAGAGATATAAGGGAAGGAAGAAAAACAGAAGTTGATGCCATTTTAGGCTACATTTTAAATTTAGGAAAAAAACAAGGAAAAGCGCTCCCTATTACAGAATGTATGTATCAAAGCATTAAAGCTATGGAATGGAAACAGACAAGCGGCATCTAA
- a CDS encoding penicillin-binding protein: MSTQNLVQKKRIHLGAAILLVLFALLFFLLIGRFFYLQATGEAHGQNLSAEASDRYNVNKEITATRGAILDRTGKPIAEDTPSFNLVAVLDESLTVDEEEPRHVVKPEETAAKLAEVLEADSGIILEKLLSEKKQVEFGAIGRDLPLSVKKEIEDLELPGIGFVESSKRFYFNGKFASHLIGFARPNDDGEIKGVSGLEKMLEDELKEQNGSLSVKTDNKGFKLSMNSDVSYAPAINGNNVHLTLDRTIQTFLEEAMNNVVKEYQPERIIAIVADPKTGKILAMGSRPTFDLNTREGLTDNWNNDAISYRYEPGSTMKIFSLAAAIEEGVFNGNELYESGSYKLPNDPFPVYDHNRIGWGVISFKEGVQRSSNVAFALLAEKMGTDKLLEYIKAFGMDSPTGIDLPDEVSSNINYHYHRDRISTAFGQGSAFTPIQQIQAATAIANGGKMMRPYVINKIVNPNTNEVVLENKPKQQGKPISEDTASKVLEVLESVVSAENGTGRPYSVDGYKVAAKTGTAQIPGPGGYLSGHGEYIYSIMGMAPADDPELIMYVAVEKPKIAQHENGAGPVSGVFNSVMKRSLQYMSIQPDENQVSTPKKKKVGVKVPELVGKNVTQVSSESQGPDYVVVGEGKEIIKQSPQPGQEVIKGERVILITEASPPIPDMTGWSLRDVRKLSNLLDLDISVKGNGYVHEQSIIPGTPVEKGNELTVTLRTNRPIPQTEAEEEASEDNNSEGE; this comes from the coding sequence ATGAGTACCCAAAACTTAGTTCAAAAAAAGAGAATTCATTTAGGAGCAGCAATTTTACTTGTGTTATTTGCTTTGCTCTTTTTTCTATTAATTGGGCGTTTTTTCTACCTTCAGGCTACCGGAGAAGCTCATGGTCAAAATCTTTCTGCTGAAGCTAGTGACAGATACAACGTTAATAAGGAAATCACAGCAACAAGAGGTGCTATTTTAGACCGAACAGGAAAGCCTATCGCTGAAGATACGCCTTCCTTTAATCTCGTTGCTGTGTTAGATGAAAGCTTGACTGTCGATGAAGAAGAGCCTCGTCATGTTGTCAAACCAGAGGAAACAGCTGCTAAACTCGCTGAAGTTCTTGAAGCTGATTCTGGCATAATTTTAGAAAAACTCTTATCAGAAAAAAAACAAGTTGAATTTGGTGCGATCGGAAGAGATTTGCCTCTTTCTGTCAAGAAGGAGATAGAAGATTTAGAGCTTCCTGGTATTGGTTTTGTAGAAAGCTCCAAACGATTTTATTTCAATGGGAAGTTTGCTAGTCACCTAATCGGTTTTGCAAGACCAAATGATGATGGGGAAATTAAAGGAGTATCAGGCTTAGAGAAAATGTTAGAGGATGAATTAAAAGAACAAAATGGCTCATTGTCCGTAAAAACAGATAATAAAGGCTTTAAGCTATCAATGAATTCTGATGTTTCCTATGCACCTGCCATCAATGGTAATAATGTACATCTTACTTTAGACCGCACGATTCAAACTTTTCTAGAAGAAGCAATGAACAATGTGGTGAAAGAGTACCAACCAGAACGAATTATTGCGATTGTAGCTGATCCGAAAACCGGAAAAATTTTAGCGATGGGATCCAGACCGACCTTTGATTTGAACACAAGAGAAGGACTTACGGATAATTGGAATAATGATGCCATTTCGTACCGCTATGAGCCAGGCTCCACGATGAAGATTTTCTCGCTTGCAGCTGCGATAGAAGAGGGAGTTTTTAACGGTAACGAGCTATATGAATCAGGCTCCTACAAACTCCCAAATGATCCATTTCCAGTTTATGATCATAATAGAATTGGCTGGGGAGTTATTTCTTTTAAGGAAGGCGTACAGCGTTCATCCAATGTAGCGTTTGCGTTGCTTGCTGAAAAAATGGGAACAGATAAACTATTAGAATATATAAAAGCATTCGGAATGGATAGTCCAACAGGGATAGATCTTCCAGATGAGGTATCAAGTAACATCAACTATCACTATCATCGAGACCGGATATCAACCGCTTTTGGACAAGGCTCTGCATTTACTCCTATCCAGCAAATTCAAGCGGCAACGGCCATTGCCAATGGTGGGAAAATGATGAGGCCTTACGTGATTAACAAAATAGTTAATCCTAATACTAATGAAGTGGTATTAGAAAACAAACCAAAACAACAAGGTAAACCGATTTCTGAGGATACAGCTTCTAAAGTATTAGAAGTGCTTGAATCTGTAGTGAGTGCGGAAAATGGAACTGGTCGTCCATATAGTGTGGATGGCTATAAGGTCGCTGCAAAAACTGGAACCGCACAAATTCCTGGTCCTGGAGGCTATTTATCAGGTCATGGAGAGTACATCTATTCCATTATGGGGATGGCTCCCGCAGATGACCCAGAACTTATTATGTATGTTGCAGTAGAAAAGCCCAAGATTGCGCAGCATGAAAATGGTGCTGGTCCAGTCTCAGGGGTGTTTAATTCTGTGATGAAAAGAAGTCTTCAATACATGAGCATTCAACCTGATGAGAATCAAGTCTCTACACCGAAAAAGAAGAAGGTAGGTGTGAAGGTTCCTGAGCTTGTTGGGAAGAATGTGACGCAAGTTTCTTCTGAGAGTCAAGGACCAGACTATGTGGTTGTAGGAGAAGGGAAGGAAATTATCAAACAAAGCCCTCAACCTGGTCAGGAAGTCATTAAAGGAGAGAGAGTCATTTTAATAACAGAGGCTTCTCCACCTATTCCTGATATGACTGGTTGGAGTCTAAGAGATGTTAGGAAATTATCTAATTTACTTGACCTCGACATTTCTGTAAAGGGCAATGGGTATGTGCATGAGCAAAGCATCATACCTGGAACCCCTGTGGAAAAAGGAAATGAACTGACGGTAACCCTTCGTACGAACAGACCGATACCACAAACGGAAGCAGAAGAGGAAGCTTCCGAAGATAATAATTCAGAGGGTGAATAA
- a CDS encoding stage V sporulation protein D, whose product MRVSHVTVRRRLTIVLLVGILLFSIIDLRLGYVQIALGNMLTDRARDSWSRNIPFEPERGEIMDRNGVPLATNMSAPTVFVVPRQIKDPNETAEKLAPVLNMSKEKLYKLITKNSSMEKINPEGRKISHEKAKEIRALDLKGVYIAEDSKRHYPFGSYLSHVLGFAGIDNQGLMGLELYYDEQLKGEKGYVQFYSDAKGRRMPDIPDDYEAPQDGLDLRLTIDSRVQTIMERELDLAQELYNPDGIIAIAMDPNTGEILGMSSRPDFDPAEFQSVAPEVYNRNLPVWSTYEPGSTFKIITLAAALEESKVNLTKDTFNDGGAAMVDGARLRCWKKGGHGHQTFLEVVQNSCNPGFVELGQRLGTDKLFDYIKSFGFGEKTGIDLAGEGKGILFKPEQIGPVELATTAFGQGVSVTPIQQVAAVAAAVNGGILYTPYIAKEFVDPVTGEVVSRKTPVEKRRVISEETSQQVRYALESVVAQGTGRNAFIEGYRVGGKTGTAQKVKDGRYMENNHIVSFIGFAPADDPQIVVYLAVDNPKGTVQFGGVVAAPIVGNIMEDSLIALDVEKRKGQIEKELQWPDVPLVEVPNLKGMTRKEILQQLVTLKLEVSGEGDTVVQQAPAPGTKVEEGSTVRVYLSGKKESD is encoded by the coding sequence ATGAGGGTATCTCATGTGACGGTGCGCAGAAGACTAACCATCGTACTTCTTGTAGGAATTCTGCTGTTCAGTATCATTGATCTGCGCTTAGGGTATGTTCAAATTGCACTTGGGAATATGTTAACGGACAGGGCGAGGGATTCATGGAGTCGCAATATTCCCTTTGAACCAGAGCGTGGGGAGATTATGGATCGAAACGGGGTTCCACTAGCAACCAACATGAGTGCACCAACCGTTTTTGTCGTTCCTAGACAAATTAAAGACCCGAATGAAACCGCCGAAAAACTTGCACCTGTCTTAAACATGTCGAAAGAGAAGTTGTACAAGCTGATCACGAAAAACTCTTCGATGGAAAAAATTAATCCAGAAGGAAGAAAAATCTCCCACGAAAAAGCAAAGGAAATACGAGCGCTCGATTTAAAAGGAGTATATATTGCAGAGGATTCGAAAAGGCACTATCCTTTTGGAAGCTATCTTTCCCATGTTCTTGGTTTTGCAGGGATTGACAACCAAGGGCTGATGGGTTTAGAGCTATATTATGATGAGCAATTAAAGGGCGAAAAAGGCTATGTTCAATTCTATTCCGATGCAAAAGGAAGAAGAATGCCAGATATTCCGGATGATTATGAGGCACCACAGGATGGACTAGACCTTAGACTAACGATTGATTCACGGGTTCAAACCATTATGGAAAGGGAGCTTGATCTCGCACAAGAATTGTACAACCCAGATGGAATCATTGCCATTGCAATGGACCCAAACACTGGCGAAATCCTCGGAATGTCGTCTAGACCTGATTTTGATCCTGCAGAATTTCAAAGTGTTGCTCCAGAAGTGTATAACAGAAATCTGCCTGTTTGGAGTACGTATGAGCCAGGATCTACCTTTAAAATTATCACACTTGCTGCTGCTCTTGAGGAGAGCAAAGTAAACTTAACAAAAGATACATTTAATGATGGGGGCGCAGCGATGGTAGATGGTGCAAGGCTTCGTTGTTGGAAAAAAGGTGGGCATGGCCATCAGACATTTTTAGAGGTTGTCCAAAATTCATGCAACCCTGGGTTTGTAGAGCTCGGTCAACGTCTTGGTACGGACAAACTCTTTGATTATATTAAATCGTTTGGATTTGGAGAAAAAACAGGGATTGACCTAGCTGGAGAGGGAAAAGGGATTCTTTTTAAACCGGAGCAGATTGGACCAGTGGAGCTTGCAACCACAGCATTTGGTCAAGGGGTATCTGTTACTCCGATCCAGCAGGTTGCTGCAGTGGCTGCTGCGGTTAATGGAGGTATCCTCTATACACCTTATATTGCAAAGGAGTTTGTGGATCCTGTAACAGGTGAGGTGGTTTCAAGAAAAACTCCCGTGGAGAAACGCAGAGTTATTTCAGAGGAAACCTCTCAACAGGTAAGGTATGCCCTTGAGAGTGTGGTGGCGCAAGGAACTGGCCGAAATGCATTCATTGAAGGCTATCGAGTGGGCGGGAAAACAGGGACAGCTCAAAAAGTGAAGGATGGAAGGTATATGGAGAATAATCATATTGTTTCCTTCATTGGTTTCGCTCCAGCTGATGATCCTCAAATTGTTGTCTATCTTGCTGTGGATAATCCTAAGGGGACGGTTCAATTCGGTGGGGTAGTAGCAGCACCAATTGTCGGGAATATAATGGAGGATAGCCTAATTGCCCTGGATGTGGAAAAAAGAAAAGGTCAAATTGAAAAAGAACTCCAATGGCCAGACGTCCCGCTTGTAGAAGTTCCCAACCTAAAAGGAATGACTAGAAAAGAAATACTTCAGCAGCTTGTAACACTCAAGCTAGAAGTTAGCGGAGAAGGGGATACCGTTGTCCAGCAAGCACCTGCACCTGGGACAAAAGTAGAGGAAGGTTCCACGGTGAGAGTGTATCTATCTGGAAAGAAAGAGAGCGATTGA
- a CDS encoding UDP-N-acetylmuramoyl-L-alanyl-D-glutamate--2,6-diaminopimelate ligase, giving the protein MKLQHLIENLHRYEVSSECNPEITSLSMDSRNVRKGSLFFCIKGYTVDGHLFASEAIKNGAVAIISEKKLTLSAPVIVVPDSKKAMAILADVFYHHPTHKIKLIGVTGTNGKTTTTHIIEAIHQAYNQKTGMIGTIYMKIGNETFPVKNTTPDALTLQESFHQMVEENVQTVVMEVSSHALHMGRVHGCDFDVAVFTNLTQDHLDYHQTMQEYQFAKSLLFSSLGNTYNQGKPKFAVLNADDPSCEFYKTATAAQVLTYGITETSDIMAKNVVATAKGTAFDLVFDNRVIPVRLKMVGQFSVYNALAAISACYASNIPMETIVPVVESITGVPGRFEAIEAGQDFTVIVDYAHTPDSLENVLKATKELSGENLYCVVGCGGDRDRTKRPLMAAVAVNYANKAVFTLDNPRSEAISQIFADMEAGVLNKKYEIIEDRKKAIYQVISEAKAGDVVLIAGKGHETYQIIGERTLEFDDRKVALEAIQAKKSS; this is encoded by the coding sequence ATGAAGCTTCAACATCTAATAGAAAATCTTCATCGATATGAAGTGTCCTCTGAATGTAACCCTGAAATCACCTCCCTTTCCATGGATTCTAGGAACGTGAGGAAGGGGAGTTTATTCTTTTGTATAAAAGGGTACACGGTTGATGGGCATTTATTCGCTTCTGAAGCCATTAAAAATGGTGCTGTAGCAATCATCTCTGAAAAAAAACTGACATTGTCCGCACCGGTAATTGTCGTTCCTGATTCCAAAAAAGCGATGGCAATTTTAGCGGATGTCTTTTACCACCACCCAACTCATAAGATAAAACTAATAGGTGTTACAGGTACGAATGGCAAAACCACCACCACTCATATTATTGAAGCTATTCATCAAGCGTATAATCAAAAAACAGGAATGATTGGCACCATCTATATGAAAATCGGAAATGAAACTTTTCCTGTCAAAAATACTACTCCAGATGCCTTAACACTTCAGGAGTCCTTTCACCAAATGGTAGAGGAAAATGTTCAAACGGTTGTAATGGAAGTTTCTTCTCATGCGCTCCACATGGGAAGGGTGCATGGCTGTGACTTTGATGTTGCTGTTTTTACCAATTTAACGCAAGACCACCTTGACTATCATCAAACCATGCAGGAATATCAATTCGCAAAATCGTTGCTATTTTCTTCACTAGGAAACACATACAACCAAGGTAAACCAAAATTTGCTGTATTAAATGCGGATGATCCTTCGTGTGAATTCTATAAAACGGCTACTGCCGCTCAAGTTTTAACATACGGTATCACCGAAACTAGTGATATTATGGCCAAAAATGTTGTTGCCACGGCCAAAGGTACTGCTTTTGACCTTGTATTTGATAACAGGGTTATTCCAGTGCGTTTAAAAATGGTAGGACAATTCAGTGTCTATAATGCGCTAGCTGCAATTAGTGCTTGCTATGCTTCGAATATCCCCATGGAAACAATTGTTCCTGTAGTAGAGAGCATTACGGGAGTTCCAGGAAGATTTGAAGCAATAGAAGCAGGTCAGGATTTCACCGTCATTGTTGATTACGCTCACACACCCGATAGCCTAGAAAATGTACTAAAAGCAACAAAAGAGCTGTCAGGCGAAAACCTCTATTGCGTAGTTGGTTGTGGTGGTGATCGTGATCGAACTAAACGGCCGTTAATGGCAGCTGTTGCAGTAAATTATGCGAATAAAGCGGTTTTTACATTAGATAATCCAAGATCAGAAGCAATTTCACAAATTTTTGCTGATATGGAAGCTGGTGTATTAAACAAAAAGTACGAGATTATTGAAGATCGAAAGAAAGCTATTTACCAAGTTATATCGGAAGCAAAAGCAGGAGATGTTGTTTTAATAGCTGGAAAAGGACATGAAACCTATCAAATTATTGGTGAGAGGACGCTCGAATTTGATGACAGAAAAGTAGCCCTTGAAGCCATACAGGCAAAAAAAAGTTCATAG
- the rsmH gene encoding 16S rRNA (cytosine(1402)-N(4))-methyltransferase RsmH produces MFHHVTVLLNESVDSLAIKEDGIYVDCTLGGAGHSSEIVKRLSDKGKLIAFDQDDSALEHAKGVLHNYLDRVIFIKSNFKHLKEKLYEEGITKVDGVLFDLGVSSPQLDTPERGFSYHHDAPLDMRMDTKSPLSAFDVVNEWPYEKLVRIFFQYGEEKFSKQIARKIEEYRKTKPIPTTLELVEIIKDGIPAPARRTGGHPAKRVFQAIRIAVNDELGVFEDAIHQAIDVLNPGGRVCVITFHSLEDRICKVAFKEKSQLPQLPPGLPIIPDEFQPILKLVSRKPILPSEEELEVNNRARSAKLRVAEKIRD; encoded by the coding sequence ATGTTTCACCATGTAACAGTTTTATTAAATGAATCCGTAGATTCTCTTGCCATTAAAGAAGATGGTATTTATGTGGATTGTACGCTTGGAGGAGCAGGTCACAGCTCTGAGATTGTGAAGAGGCTTTCTGATAAAGGTAAACTGATTGCTTTCGATCAAGATGACAGCGCGCTCGAACATGCCAAAGGTGTGTTACATAACTATCTAGACAGAGTGATCTTTATTAAAAGTAACTTCAAACACCTAAAAGAAAAATTATATGAAGAAGGCATAACGAAAGTAGATGGCGTTCTCTTTGACCTTGGAGTTTCCTCTCCGCAACTTGATACACCTGAGAGAGGGTTTAGCTACCATCATGATGCGCCATTAGATATGAGGATGGATACGAAAAGTCCATTAAGTGCATTTGATGTGGTCAATGAATGGCCGTACGAAAAGCTCGTTCGTATTTTCTTTCAATACGGCGAAGAAAAGTTCTCCAAACAAATTGCTAGAAAAATTGAAGAATATCGAAAGACAAAACCGATTCCTACCACGTTGGAACTTGTAGAAATTATTAAGGATGGCATTCCGGCACCAGCAAGAAGAACAGGCGGGCATCCAGCAAAAAGAGTGTTTCAAGCCATCCGAATTGCAGTCAATGATGAGTTAGGTGTGTTTGAGGATGCCATTCATCAAGCAATAGATGTGCTGAACCCAGGAGGAAGAGTATGTGTCATCACCTTCCACTCCTTAGAAGATAGAATTTGTAAGGTGGCATTTAAAGAGAAAAGTCAATTGCCCCAGTTACCACCAGGGTTGCCTATCATTCCGGATGAGTTTCAGCCGATATTAAAGCTTGTATCACGAAAGCCTATCCTGCCAAGTGAAGAAGAGCTAGAAGTAAATAATCGTGCAAGATCAGCGAAACTGCGAGTTGCAGAAAAAATAAGAGACTAA